From the genome of Parazoarcus communis, one region includes:
- a CDS encoding (Fe-S)-binding protein translates to MDSHLDWSAYEGGDDNFGFGFGFGESSGPPPTAGDGFAKAVGVCAGKRHCLSLDPGVMCPSYRVTQDERHSTRHRAETLAAALDGRLGEQPFAGSELAEALDLCVGCKGCKRECPNGVDMALLKTEARARRWAGTAAPPLRERLFARLPRLAPALSKWRGLLRLRDRLPGIAWLGEAALGLSARRTIPLPAKRSFLSAVSADRLGEGSAGEVVLLVDTFSNHFHPEIAHAALDVLVAGGYRVHLARSSVPGRPLCCGRSYLSGGLVEEAREEAGRTLAALLPYAARGLPVIGLEPSCLLMLRDEYHALGLGEAVAQVASVAMLLEEFLAREIDGGRLNLPLNAMDASEVLVHGHCHQKAFGLMPAMRKVLDRVPGLKADFIESSCCGMGGSFGYEAEHHDVSMAMAELDLLPAVRSAPAEVVIVANGTSCRQQIMEGAQRPALHMAQILQRALAIRVERAIER, encoded by the coding sequence ATGGACTCACACCTCGACTGGTCCGCCTACGAAGGCGGTGACGACAATTTCGGCTTCGGTTTCGGTTTCGGCGAGTCGTCCGGCCCGCCGCCGACGGCCGGTGATGGCTTTGCCAAGGCGGTCGGGGTCTGCGCCGGCAAACGGCATTGTCTTTCCCTCGATCCCGGCGTCATGTGCCCGAGTTACCGGGTCACGCAGGATGAGCGGCACTCCACCCGCCACCGTGCGGAGACCCTGGCGGCTGCGCTCGACGGCCGTCTGGGTGAGCAGCCCTTCGCGGGAAGCGAACTCGCCGAGGCGCTGGACCTGTGTGTCGGCTGCAAGGGGTGCAAGCGTGAGTGTCCGAACGGCGTGGACATGGCCTTGCTCAAGACGGAGGCGCGCGCTCGGCGCTGGGCCGGCACGGCTGCGCCCCCTTTACGCGAACGCCTGTTTGCCCGCCTGCCCAGGCTTGCACCGGCACTGTCGAAGTGGCGAGGTCTCTTGCGTTTGCGCGATCGCCTGCCTGGCATTGCATGGCTTGGCGAAGCCGCGCTGGGCCTGTCGGCCAGGCGCACCATTCCTTTGCCGGCGAAGCGGAGCTTTCTATCAGCGGTGTCGGCCGATCGCCTTGGCGAGGGGAGCGCCGGAGAAGTCGTGCTGCTGGTCGATACCTTCAGCAACCACTTTCACCCCGAGATCGCGCACGCGGCGCTGGATGTTCTCGTCGCGGGTGGCTACCGCGTGCATCTTGCCCGCAGTTCGGTGCCCGGACGTCCCCTTTGCTGTGGCCGCAGCTACCTGTCGGGCGGGCTGGTCGAGGAGGCTCGCGAGGAAGCCGGGCGTACACTGGCGGCGTTGTTGCCGTATGCCGCACGTGGCCTGCCCGTGATCGGGCTGGAGCCCTCCTGTCTGCTCATGTTACGCGATGAATACCATGCACTGGGGCTGGGCGAGGCCGTCGCCCAAGTGGCAAGCGTGGCGATGCTGCTGGAGGAGTTTCTCGCGCGGGAAATTGACGGTGGCCGTCTGAACCTGCCGCTCAATGCAATGGACGCCAGCGAGGTGCTTGTCCATGGACACTGTCACCAGAAAGCGTTTGGCCTCATGCCCGCGATGCGGAAAGTGCTGGATCGGGTGCCGGGACTCAAGGCGGACTTCATCGAGTCCAGTTGCTGCGGCATGGGCGGCAGTTTCGGCTACGAGGCCGAACATCACGACGTTTCGATGGCCATGGCCGAGCTCGACCTGTTGCCGGCAGTGCGCAGCGCGCCAGCCGAGGTCGTCATCGTGGCCAATGGTACGAGCTGCCGGCAGCAGATCATGGAAGGCGCGCAGCGACCGGCTTTGCACATGGCCCAGATCCTGCAGCGTGCATTGGCTATACGGGTGGAACGCGCCATCGAGCGGTAA
- a CDS encoding putative bifunctional diguanylate cyclase/phosphodiesterase, with amino-acid sequence MIRRIDKTSGRWRLAVANAPTRCVVASAVLVGVLAAVIVSIALRQGVTNASMALAIGAMTIALGIALVALLAMRRSLSAQALLMAGAHDGIFEWNPLTKELKVGLRLLAILGYADNFLQDTHAWLKIVHPDDRERYNRTVAAHLKGLTDHFYCEYRVRAHNGEYRWLAARGIALRNRQGKASQMAGSVTDITERIEREQQIRDLALNDQLTGLPNRRSLMERLPTAIETARRCGTQLAVLFIDLDRFKNVNDARGHLFGDALLVAITRRLPGALRAYDLLMRQGGDELVVVLTSLGSPAEAALVAERLLELVADPVVIDDSDIRITGSIGVAMFPADGEDADALLRCADMAMYAAKASGGNEVRFFEGEMQARVSARASMESRLRIAIENGDLVLHYQPQCRFADGKLVGAEALVRWQDGAHMIRPDQFIGLAEETGLIVPLGRWVIDSAVEQLARWQSSCVDTLRVSINLSPRQFLRHSVEMDVLAAIARHGVLASRVELEVTESVLFNPEGAALRMLNNLREAGCRVALDDFGTGYSSLSYLQSLDLDCLKIDKSFVANLAGPAGSHGARGSTAIVSAMIVLGRRLGYEVVAEGVETVEQFNWLKATGCELCQGYFFSRPLPAAEFESGFLTLRAGSSSNAAPARAF; translated from the coding sequence TTGATCAGGCGTATCGACAAGACTTCGGGGCGGTGGCGGCTGGCGGTCGCGAATGCACCGACACGTTGCGTGGTCGCCAGCGCTGTCCTGGTCGGCGTACTGGCGGCGGTCATCGTCAGCATTGCGCTCAGGCAAGGGGTGACGAATGCCTCGATGGCGCTGGCCATCGGCGCGATGACCATTGCGCTGGGCATTGCGCTGGTGGCGCTGCTGGCCATGCGCCGATCCCTCAGCGCACAGGCGCTGCTGATGGCCGGCGCTCACGACGGCATTTTCGAATGGAACCCGCTGACCAAGGAGCTGAAGGTCGGCTTGCGCCTGCTTGCCATACTCGGCTACGCGGACAACTTTCTGCAGGATACGCATGCCTGGCTGAAGATCGTCCATCCCGACGATCGTGAGCGCTACAACCGGACGGTGGCCGCGCATCTGAAGGGGCTGACGGACCATTTCTACTGCGAGTACAGGGTCAGGGCCCACAACGGCGAGTATCGCTGGCTGGCGGCGCGGGGCATCGCCTTGCGCAACCGGCAGGGCAAGGCTTCGCAGATGGCCGGCTCGGTGACCGACATCACCGAGCGGATCGAGCGCGAACAGCAGATCCGTGACCTCGCGCTCAATGATCAGCTGACAGGACTGCCCAATCGGCGCAGCCTGATGGAGCGGTTGCCGACGGCCATCGAGACGGCAAGACGGTGCGGCACCCAGCTCGCCGTACTGTTCATTGACCTCGACCGCTTCAAGAACGTCAACGATGCACGCGGTCACCTGTTCGGCGACGCGCTGCTGGTGGCGATCACGCGGCGGCTGCCCGGTGCATTGCGCGCATACGACCTGCTGATGCGACAGGGCGGAGACGAGCTGGTAGTGGTGCTGACCAGCCTGGGCAGTCCGGCCGAGGCTGCACTGGTTGCCGAACGTCTGCTCGAGCTGGTGGCGGATCCTGTGGTCATCGATGATTCCGACATCCGCATCACCGGCAGCATCGGGGTAGCGATGTTCCCCGCCGACGGCGAGGATGCCGATGCGCTGCTGCGTTGCGCCGATATGGCCATGTATGCGGCCAAGGCCAGCGGCGGCAATGAAGTGCGGTTCTTCGAAGGAGAGATGCAGGCGCGCGTCAGTGCGCGGGCCAGCATGGAGAGCCGGCTGCGGATCGCGATCGAGAATGGCGACCTCGTGCTGCACTATCAGCCGCAGTGCCGCTTTGCAGACGGCAAGCTGGTTGGCGCCGAGGCCCTGGTGCGCTGGCAGGATGGTGCGCACATGATCCGGCCCGACCAGTTCATCGGTCTGGCCGAGGAGACCGGTCTGATCGTGCCGCTCGGTCGATGGGTCATCGACAGTGCGGTCGAGCAATTGGCCCGGTGGCAATCGAGTTGCGTCGATACGCTTCGCGTGTCGATCAATCTGTCGCCTCGCCAATTCCTGCGCCATTCGGTCGAGATGGACGTGCTCGCCGCGATCGCCCGGCACGGTGTGCTGGCATCGAGGGTCGAACTCGAGGTCACCGAGTCGGTGCTGTTCAACCCTGAGGGGGCCGCGCTGCGGATGCTCAACAACCTGCGCGAGGCGGGCTGCCGGGTGGCCCTCGATGATTTCGGCACCGGCTATTCTTCGCTGTCCTACCTCCAGTCGCTCGACCTCGACTGTCTCAAGATCGACAAGTCCTTCGTCGCCAACCTGGCCGGGCCGGCAGGTTCGCACGGCGCGCGCGGCAGCACGGCCATTGTCAGCGCGATGATCGTACTGGGACGGCGCCTGGGGTACGAGGTCGTGGCCGAGGGGGTCGAGACCGTGGAACAGTTCAACTGGCTGAAGGCGACCGGGTGCGAGCTCTGTCAGGGCTACTTTTTCAGCCGCCCCTTGCCGGCCGCCGAGTTCGAAAGCGGCTTCCTGACCCTGCGCGCGGGTTCGAGTTCGAACGCGGCGCCCGCAAGGGCGTTTTGA
- the mnmC gene encoding bifunctional tRNA (5-methylaminomethyl-2-thiouridine)(34)-methyltransferase MnmD/FAD-dependent 5-carboxymethylaminomethyl-2-thiouridine(34) oxidoreductase MnmC: MPIQPATYTLADDGTPYSDTFDDVYHSAAGAIGQAEHVFLGGNGLPGRWRGRDRFVIVETGFGLGLNFLATWAAWRADPERAATLHFVSCELHPFAVEDLAALHARWPEFAPLAAELQAAWPSLTPGVHRLHLDKDQVFLTLYFGDARDGLAQLDARADAFLLDGFSPARNPDLWSQKVFHLLGRMAAPGATLATWSVAGEVREGLRRAGFEVEKAPGFAGKRQMLRGRHLGPRGGQVEEKPLLRESDAPQAARRAIVIGAGVAGSSAAERLAARGWSVEVIDVADRPGHGASGNHAGVLRPLPSLDDNRMSRLTRAGTLYGWRHIRRLRARGINVRAEDCGVLHLARDAAQQDKMRAVVERLALPPSVLRFVDADEAERIGGWPVPLGGWWFSDSGWVQPPTLCAANLAAHPSRIRTHFACPVAQIERVADEWRALDAAGQVIAAAPVLIMAAGTGLRDFPLAGTLPMVSARGQVSLLDAAAGSAPRVVMCRMGYVSPEVDGLRCAGATFDVGDDDPDLRERDHHENIAKLEAMLPGYTTRLGPTALRGRVGFRPASPDRLPMVGAIPSVSSIAPRTPLPEIPRHPGLYALSGFGARGLVWAALAGELMASLICGEPAPVENDLIAAVDPARFILRPVRQSATDD; this comes from the coding sequence ATGCCAATCCAGCCCGCCACCTACACGCTTGCCGACGACGGCACGCCCTACTCCGACACCTTCGATGACGTCTATCACTCCGCAGCAGGTGCGATCGGACAGGCCGAGCACGTGTTTCTCGGTGGCAACGGGCTTCCGGGGCGCTGGCGCGGGCGCGACCGCTTCGTCATTGTCGAGACTGGCTTCGGGCTCGGGCTGAATTTTCTCGCGACCTGGGCAGCATGGCGCGCCGACCCCGAGCGCGCTGCAACCCTGCATTTCGTCTCCTGCGAGCTGCACCCGTTCGCGGTCGAAGACCTCGCCGCGCTGCATGCGCGCTGGCCCGAGTTTGCACCGCTCGCGGCAGAACTCCAGGCGGCCTGGCCCAGCCTGACACCGGGTGTGCACCGACTGCATCTGGACAAGGACCAGGTGTTTCTCACCCTGTATTTCGGCGATGCGCGGGACGGACTGGCGCAGCTCGACGCCCGTGCAGATGCATTCCTGCTCGACGGTTTCTCACCTGCGCGCAATCCGGACCTGTGGTCGCAGAAGGTCTTTCACCTGCTGGGCCGGATGGCGGCCCCGGGCGCAACGCTGGCGACCTGGTCGGTTGCCGGCGAAGTGCGCGAAGGCCTGCGGCGCGCCGGCTTCGAAGTGGAAAAGGCGCCCGGCTTTGCCGGCAAGCGTCAGATGCTGCGCGGCCGTCACCTCGGACCCCGCGGCGGGCAGGTGGAAGAGAAGCCCCTGCTTCGTGAATCGGATGCACCGCAAGCCGCGCGCCGCGCCATCGTGATCGGCGCCGGCGTTGCCGGCAGTTCGGCGGCGGAGCGGCTTGCCGCACGAGGCTGGTCAGTGGAGGTCATTGATGTGGCCGACCGCCCCGGTCATGGCGCCTCGGGCAACCACGCCGGCGTGCTGCGGCCGCTTCCCAGCCTTGACGACAACCGGATGAGCAGGCTGACGCGCGCCGGTACCCTCTACGGCTGGCGCCACATCCGCCGCCTGCGGGCACGCGGCATCAACGTCCGGGCCGAGGACTGCGGCGTGCTGCACCTGGCACGCGACGCTGCGCAGCAGGACAAGATGCGGGCGGTGGTCGAGCGCCTCGCCCTGCCCCCGTCAGTGCTGCGTTTCGTCGATGCGGACGAAGCTGAACGCATCGGGGGCTGGCCCGTACCGCTGGGTGGCTGGTGGTTCTCCGATAGCGGCTGGGTGCAGCCCCCGACCCTGTGCGCAGCCAATCTGGCCGCACACCCCAGCCGGATCCGCACCCACTTCGCTTGCCCGGTCGCCCAGATCGAACGTGTTGCGGACGAATGGCGGGCACTCGATGCAGCCGGACAGGTCATTGCGGCAGCGCCTGTCCTGATCATGGCCGCAGGAACGGGACTGCGCGATTTTCCGCTGGCCGGGACGCTGCCAATGGTCAGCGCCCGCGGTCAGGTGAGCCTGCTCGACGCCGCTGCCGGCAGCGCCCCCCGGGTCGTGATGTGCCGCATGGGCTATGTCAGCCCCGAAGTGGACGGCCTGCGCTGCGCCGGTGCGACCTTCGACGTCGGGGACGACGACCCGGACCTGCGCGAACGCGATCACCACGAGAACATCGCGAAGCTCGAGGCCATGCTCCCCGGCTACACCACCCGGCTCGGCCCGACCGCACTGCGCGGGCGCGTGGGATTTCGCCCGGCATCGCCCGACCGCCTGCCCATGGTCGGCGCGATCCCGTCCGTCAGCAGCATCGCACCGCGTACCCCACTCCCGGAAATACCACGCCACCCCGGGCTGTACGCGCTTTCCGGCTTCGGCGCCCGCGGCCTTGTGTGGGCGGCGCTGGCGGGGGAGTTGATGGCTTCCCTTATTTGCGGAGAGCCCGCACCGGTGGAGAATGACCTTATCGCGGCGGTGGATCCCGCACGTTTTATACTGCGTCCTGTGCGCCAATCAGCCACCGACGACTGA
- a CDS encoding sodium-dependent bicarbonate transport family permease: MDAIALFFVLGFAARLARSDLKLPAQLYEALSIYLLLAIGLKGGMELAKQSPMDVLPQAVAVIALGIVIPLVAFPILHKLGRLDRFNAASIAGHYGSVSVVTFAVGIDYLSARQLAYEPYLPLFLVLLEMPGIAVGVLLARLGGNTGSVRWGPLLHEIFLGKSMVLLAGGLLIGWAAGPKGLAPLEPFFFGLFKGALCLFLLEMGLVAAAQAGALRTSGAFLAGFAIVMPILSAVFGTVVGTAIGLSAGGTLLLATLAASASYIAAPAAMRIAVPEANPGLSITAALVITFPFNILVGIPLYHYIVGLIHGS; the protein is encoded by the coding sequence ATGGACGCCATCGCACTTTTCTTCGTACTGGGTTTCGCTGCGCGCCTCGCGCGTTCCGACCTGAAGCTACCCGCCCAGCTCTATGAAGCACTCTCCATCTATCTGCTGCTCGCCATCGGCCTCAAGGGTGGCATGGAGCTGGCCAAGCAGTCACCGATGGACGTCCTTCCCCAAGCGGTGGCTGTCATCGCGCTGGGCATCGTCATCCCGCTGGTCGCCTTTCCCATCCTGCACAAGCTCGGTCGTCTCGACCGCTTCAATGCCGCATCCATCGCCGGCCACTACGGCTCGGTGAGCGTGGTCACCTTTGCCGTGGGCATCGACTACCTGAGCGCGCGCCAGCTGGCCTACGAGCCCTACCTGCCGCTGTTCCTGGTCTTGCTCGAAATGCCCGGCATCGCGGTCGGCGTGCTGCTGGCGCGACTTGGTGGCAATACCGGCTCGGTACGCTGGGGGCCCTTGCTGCATGAGATCTTCCTCGGCAAGAGCATGGTGCTGCTCGCCGGCGGCCTGCTCATTGGCTGGGCGGCTGGACCAAAGGGGCTCGCGCCTCTGGAACCCTTCTTCTTCGGCCTGTTCAAGGGCGCGCTATGCCTCTTCCTGCTCGAGATGGGCCTGGTGGCTGCAGCCCAGGCGGGTGCGCTGCGCACCAGCGGGGCTTTTCTCGCCGGCTTCGCCATCGTGATGCCGATCCTCTCTGCGGTGTTCGGCACCGTCGTCGGAACTGCAATCGGGCTCTCTGCGGGCGGCACCCTGCTCCTGGCCACGCTGGCTGCGAGCGCATCCTACATCGCCGCTCCGGCAGCAATGCGAATCGCGGTACCGGAAGCCAATCCTGGGCTGTCGATTACCGCTGCCCTCGTCATCACCTTCCCCTTCAACATTCTTGTGGGCATCCCCCTCTACCACTACATCGTCGGTCTGATCCACGGGAGCTGA